The stretch of DNA ctaccTTGCTTCAGTCCGAGGTAATAGCAGGGGGTATAACACCGGTCAAGGTCTGCCGCCGTGCACCAGGAGTGTCCCACCTCCTATTCGCAGATGACACACTTTTATTCTTCAAGGCCACAGAGGAGCAAGCAGCCCGTGTTAAGCATGTCATTGACACTTATGCCACTTGCACAGGCTAGCTCATAAATCCTATCAAATGCTCAATTGAATTCAGTAAGCTTTGTTCACCAGCGGACCAACAAGCAGTACGCCAAACACTTCAGGTGGAAAAGCAGGTTTTTGAGTCCAAATATCTGGGGCTCCCAACTCCAGAAGGTCGCATGAACCGGGGCAAGTTCGAAAACCTTCAATCGAGTCTCACCAAGTGCATCATGTTGTGGGGAGATAATTATGTTGCTCAGAGTGGGAAGGAAGTTTTAATCAAAGCGGTGGCACAAGCACTACCCACATATCTTATGGGAGTGTTCAAACTACCCATGTCAGTCTGCGATGATCTAAGCAAGCTGATCCGGAACTTCTTTTGGGGTGAAGAGAACGGGAAGAGGAAGATGCATTGGTTGAGTTGGGATAAAATGACATGAACCAAGGCGCAGGGAGGCATGGGTTTCAGGGACATGCGGGTGTTCAATCAAGCTCTTCTGGCCCGCCAAGCGTGGCGACTAATCCAATCCCCGGATAGTTTGTGTGCCCGCGTGCTCAAGGCACGATACTACCCTCAAGGCAATATTTTGGACACAGTGTTCGCGGGCCAGCCATCGTCGACTTGGTCTGCCATTGCTTATGGCCTTGAGCTTCTCAAGGAAGGGATGATATGGAGGATAGGAAACGGAGCTTCGGTTCGGATATGGCGGGACAACTGGATCCCTCGCTCATCAACGCTTAAGCCACTTAGCCCCCGAGGCCGCTCTCGCCTAAACCGAGTCTCTAGTCTGCTGGATCAACACGGAGTGTGGGATGAATCAAAAATTCGAGCGACTTTCGCCCCGATTGATGTGGAGGCCATCTTGCGGATTAGAACATCGCCACGGCAGGAATCAGATTTCTTGGCATGGAATCCTGAAAAAAACGGTATCTTCACCGTGAGAAGTGCTTACAAGCTGGGTATGCGTCTCAAGGATCAGGCGATGAGCTGGGCATCTTCTAGCGCACAGCCGGACAGTCAGCGGCAAGTATGGAAGCAACTATGGAATCTTCCTATACCACCCAAGGTCCGGACGTTTGGCTGGCGTGCTATGTCAAATGCTCTTGCAACTGAAGTGAACAAGAAGTACCGGGGCATCCGGGTGACTGGCTACTGTCAGATTTGCGGCCATGCAAAAGAGGATCTCCGGCATGCCCTGTACTTCTGCCCGCATGCGTATGCCCTTTGGAATGCCATGCAGGAGGTGTGGCGCTTACCTTCACATGCAACCATGCAGCAGCTGCCACCGGACTGGATCCCTGAACTCGTCACCTTGCTGCCTGCAGATGAATGTGCGCGTGTCCTGATGGTGCTATGGCGCGCATGGCATTCCTGGAATGAGGTTACTCATGATAAGCCGCTACCAACTATTGAAGGATCCCGTCGCTACCTATGTAGTTACATGCGATCCCTGAAGCTGATCCAGACCGAGTCCGTTGAGAAAATTATTAAAGGAAAAGGGATTATGGATGGACCTCCTCTGCCGGTGCAGCCAATGGTACAGTCGGATGAGCCAATTCCTTGGGCAAAACCACCAGCTGGGGTGGTCAAATTAAATGTGGATGGCTCCTTCATCCCCGCGACAGGGGCGCCGGGCGCCGGAATGATACTGAGAGACTGGATGGGTCAGATAATTTTCTCGTCTTGCCGCGTCCTCCATCGCTGTAGTTCGGCCCTAGAAGCTGAGATGAGTGCATGCCTGGAAGGAATTAATCTGGCGATGCAGTGGAGTGCACATCAGTTTGTGGTGGAGTCTGATTCAGCGGAGCTCGTTGCTATGGTTAATAGTCCCAGCCGGGATGGCTCTGCTCTCTGCCAGCTTGTGGGTGAGATCAAGCATCATATGGCGTCAGACTGGTGTACAAGCCTGAAAAAGATACCCCGAGCCCAGAACCATGCGAGCCACCTGCTTGCAAAATTCGGCCGTGAAGAGAATCGTACTGTGGTATGGTTAGGAGCAAGTCCTGAATCTATTCAAGACCTCATCATCAGGGATTGTAACATTTCTTATACTTAACTAATACAATCCcctttaccccgcaaaaaaaaagaagaaaaaatatgacggatcacctcctcacccgagctcgacgctacttcatgctgatatgcagctttgcggatctTCACGATGGCTCACTAAAAGTGAAGCCATCAACCGACTTGTCCAATAATATTGTGTATTGTCTTTTTTCTAATAACTCCACTCCCCGGCATTTTATTCATATAGCGGATGCATGTCTGCGTGCAACACGCTGGACAGAAACCCAGGGGCTACATAGTCATATGTCTTTGTTGAAATACATGTTATACACATATTCTGTTGTAACGTACACTCCTAGTCTATTGGCCCTCTCTTGGTCGTGGCCTTGCATGCACCTGCGAGTGCCTATGCACATCCTCCTTTTCTCTTCTCTAACCATGTATATCTATCAGCAGTTATGAAATGTAATCAATATGGACAATAAATATttcaacttggtatcagagccaaccatGGCCAGTACCACGACTAGCACCGCGTCGGCCACCGCAGCTTCCATTGCTTCAGCTACCTCTCCTTACCTCTCCTCCACCATTGCCGGATCTCTCTATACTTTTGCCCCAACCTTCATCTCCCTCCCTCCCGATGCAACATCACGAACGTTTCTGCCTCGATCCATGTGTAATTTTTTCATGCACAttctacatttttcgtatacacGAGGAACTTTtttgtacacatttaacatttttaaaatacataatTAATATTTTAAATATGCTTGATGTTTACCTTTTTACATATCTTTTATACACGTTTAAcacttttcaaatacatgattaatatttctTTCAAACATATGCTTTGAATATTTGATAAACATTGTTTCAAACACACATTGTAACATCTTTAATGGTACGAAACATATTTTTTAACTAcacaaacattttataaaaatattaAAGAAATGGCCCGAACATATTTTTCGAAACacgtaaacattttttaaaatgcagCGTTCTTTTTTTAAGTGGTACAAAACATTTCTTTGAATTACAAGATCTTTTCACATTgtagatttttttataaaaaatccATTTACATTTCTTGAAACACGTTAACATTTTTTAATATGAACATTTTGTTAAAGCTATCAACATTTTTTAAAGTTACGCCACtacttaacatttttcaaattcgaaatttttaattttttatgtAATTTTAGATTTGGAACATATGTATTTAGTTTtccgaaaatataaaaaaattaaaaacattgaaaataattaattaataaGAAACATATAAGAGAAAAAAGGAACCAACTAGGAAATTGGGCCGGCCAAATAATTTCCGTCCAGCGAACGGCTCAGGTCAAAAAACAGAGCCCACTAACCAAATACTTTAATACTGGAAGCGTGGAAAGCTGCCTGATCGACGTACATCCGACGGTAATCGGTTCCCTCAAAACCTAACGAGATTGTCGGTTCGCCGGTAAACACAAACAGCGTCTTCCGGCGGCTGCACTGAATTGATCGATCGCCGTCGCCCGTCCGACGGCCGCCAACTGCTCGAAGCCTTGGACATGGTCAAATCCTTGCTCCGCCCCTCcatggaggaagaggaagaaaaggaggAGAATGTGATGGAGGGGATGCGGAAGCGGAAGCGGGAGGAGAAGGGGATGGATGGGATGGAGGAGGGGGAAAAGAAAGAGCAGAAGGGCAAGGGAGGTGGGATTCTCACAAACGAGCTTTTCTCGGAGCTCTTCGTATCCGAGCTCACTGCCAAGGCCATCAGAGAGATGAACTACACCCACCTCACCCAGGTCAGTCATGCTCGCCTCCGTCAAAATTTTACCATCACACCATCTTTTTGGCAAGGTACATGCTTCTATTCTCAGTGCAAGTCCATGGTTGAATGTTTTTGTGAATGATCTCGTTATGTGGGTCGATCTGCCCTTTGCCGCGATGTTGGATTTTGGTATCTTATTAAAAGTAAGAGTAATAGCATGTATTCATGCCTGGTTGTTCTCGTGATTGCAGATTCAAGCTAGATCCATACCTCATTTGATGGTAGGAGATGATGTGCTGGGTTCAGCCAGGACTGGCTCAGGGAAGACACTCGCTTTCCTTATACCCGCGATCGAACTGCTACACAATGCGCGCTTCACGCCGAGGAACGGAACTGTAGTTATTGTGGTCTGCCCAACAAGGGAGCTTGCTATCCAggtatatatataattatatatacatggcgCAACCGTAGTCCTCTTTTAATTATTTTTCATGTTTTATTACTGTTCAACTTACTATGAATGAAACAATCAAAATCAGATGTCCCAACTGAGATAAGGTTATGCTTTGCTAAGATAATTCTGTGTAAATATAAGGCACAAGGTTATGCTTTGCTCATTTTAATAGTATTTTGGAGACAAGAAATTGAAGTGCCTTTCAATTTGCATTTGCCAAATGTTAGCAAGTTGTTTAGCTTCAAAAGGCAGTTTTCTATAGGGTATCTGAATACTGGATATGGTTGCTGAGACTATTCATTCATAGGGACTCACACAGTCACACTTCACTATCCTTAATAATGCTTTTCATTGATTCATTCATTTGTTCTAGACACACGATGTTGCCAAGAAATTAATGAAGTATCACTCTCAAACTCTTGGATATGTAATTGGTGGCACTAACATGAGAAGTGAGGCAAACCAGCTTGTGAAAGGGGTCAATCTATTAGTTGCAACGCCAGGCAGGCTTCTGGACCATCTGAAAAGTACCGGTGGTTTCAACTACAAAGGGCTAAAGGTAAAGACATTTTCTGGCctctatgatttttttttcaaaccttCAAGGAAATTTTTCTGTCGAAGTAATGCGCATGTTTAAGTTACCACACTAAATAACAAATGCAACCAGCAATTTCATACTTCTCTACTCTATTTGCATAATCAGTGACCTGATTATTTTATAGCGAATTCTTTGTGTGTGTCTACAGTCTACCCTTTTCTTGTCCATGACTGAAAGTGTTCCTGTCAATACTGAATTAGAGTATGTTTGAAATCTCAGCCTACATTATTCCAAGTATATGCAAAATCGTAAAAGCTAATAGTTTCTATTTTTACAAAGTTATTGTTAGCTTGTTACATGTTTTCGTGTTCGTTAGTTATTATTAACTCTGTCCCAGATTAACCGCAGTTCTAACACTGTCCTAAGTCCACTATTTTAACTCTGACCAAGTGTACAGAAAAGAGTATCAACATCAAATAGgtaaaatatgaaaatatatttcgtGATGATTCTAATGATACTTATTTAAAAAGAAggggggcagcccggtgcatgtagcttccgcttgcgcagggtccggcgACTTTGGGTCTGGCGAAGGGTCAATGATACTTATTTCATGAATATAAATTTGGCCAAACTTAATGGATGACTAAGGACAAACCTAGAAATGCActgattttgggacggagggagtagttgcatTGGCAAGTTCAGTGGATACAATGCTGTTTGTTATTCTGTAAACCGAATTAAGTGGGAACTAATTACAGTGGTAGAAGTGTTTGATCTATAGATAAAAGTTTTTTTTTTCATAGCCATCACCAATACTAAATTCTGTTTTCTAATGAAAGGAACATATAATTGCATTGTAAATATATTGTCGGGCAGGGATGGAATCGATCTTGTTGCCCACTCATACCTTGGCAGTTAGCAAATGGCATATTTTGCCTACTGTGCTGGTCTGCCCATTGGAACTCCAAAGCTTTGCTTGCATGCACATGTGCCATGGGTCACTATTTAGCAGGAAAATGACATTGAATTTCATGAAAATTGCTGTTGAAGGCAATGAATGTCACACCTGACCTCTCTACCTACCCTATTTTTTCTGACATAACTTACCCTGTGTTGCAGTGCCTTATAATTGATGAAGCTGATCGCATACTTGAGCAAAATTTTGAGGAGGACATGAAACAAATATTTAAGCGCCTCCCTCAGGTATGTCATCATCTGGCAGTTTCATTTCATATGCAAAGTGCAGCCTTTAACTTTCTGCTGAGATTACTGTGTCCTGGAATTGTTATGCAGAATAAGCAAACTGTTCTCTTTTCTGCCACACAGACTCAAAGGGTTAGTGGATCTGTTATTCAGTCTATTCAAACTTCCCAAATTTTCTCTATTGGCGGCAATGCTTATGTGCTTTCATCACACAGGTTGAAGATTTTGCAAATTTTACGTTTGggaaaaaggaagaaagacaacGAAAGCTTGTTTATGTTGGAGTAGATGACTCTGAATTAAAGGTATGGGACTGCTTCACCCTGCTGTTCAGCTCTCTTCTGAAGGAAATTTTGATTTATTTAGTATGAGAACTAACTTTGATGCCCTTGCAGCCTACCGTTGACGGCTTGCAGCAGGGCTACTGTGTCATTCCTAGCGAGAAAAGGTTTCTGGTTCTGTATACTTTCCTAAGAAAGATGCAGGTTATGAAGCAGAAGGTGAAGGTCATGGTGTTCTTTTCATCGTGTAGCTCAGTCAAATTCCATGCAGAATTTCTAAATTTCATTGGGATAGAGTGTCACGAGATCCACGGGCAACTGAAGCAGCAGAAACGCACTACTACATTCTTCCAATTTTCGAAAGAGGAAAGCGGTATCTTATTGTGCACAAACGTGGCAGCACGTGGGCTTGATATTCCTAATGTGGTAAGGTTTTTGCCTTTAGTTTTGAAATAATTTGGACCAATCCTTTCTATATCGCCCGACTAACCTAGGGATCTTCTGCCTTGTTTAGGACTATATTGTGCAATATGATCCTCCAGATGACCCAAAGGCAAGTAGTTAACCTTGCTAAATAAATTATCTATTTTCTCACCTTTGCTAACTTGACTTAGGAATTTGATTTGTAGGACTACATTCACAGAATCGGTCGTACTGCCCGAGGTGATAAAGGCCAAGGACGCGCATTTTTGTTCTTACTACCAGAAGAACTGAAGTTGCTTATTTACCTGCACGTAATATCCCCCCTCCTCTATATATTGTCTGGCTACGAAGTCAATATTGTTTTCAAGCACTTTGAAACATGAATCTTGTACAGTTTTATATGCTAAGGATTTTACTTCTCCAATAACATGCATTCTTCACATAATTGGATGTGTGCTTGCAGGCGTCCAATATTTCTCTGACTGAATACGAGTTCAGTGAAAAGCATGTTCCAAAATCGCAATCCAAACTTGTGAGTGTTTCTTTTGCAACTCCATCCTGCTGTCTAAAAGTGTAGTATTATAGCTCAAGTTTTGGATCAGGAGAAAATTGTTGCTGGGAATTACTTCCTAAACCAGTCAGCGAAGGAAGCCTACAGGTCCTACCTTTTGGCATACAACTCACACTCTATGAAGGACATCTTTGATGTCCATCAACTTGATCTCAAGGTAAATATTTGCAAAGTTCTTTCTCAAGGTTCTGTCCTTGGTTTCTGCACATGTTTGTGCTCAACATTTTGTTTCATTCCAAAGCTGAAACTGCCGTAATTGTTGGGGGACATTATGTTTCTATGCATTTCTCTGTACTCTGGCTATTTTTCTTTACAAAATCTTAAGCTGTCGAGTAAAAGCACATCTGTTATTTCCTTACATCAAGTTGCATTTGAATTGTTTTTTAGTATTACGGGGTTATATGTCTAAATCATTGCTGTCTTTCAGAAAGTTGCGGCATCTTTCTGTTTTAATAGCCCTCCTAAAGTGAATCTGAACCTGGAGAATAGTGCATCGAGACACCGAAAGATGAGGAAAGTGGACGGCAGAAAGAGGCATGAACTTAGCCCTTCAAACCCCTATGGAAGGAGAGGCGGTTGTGATCACATGGATCTTGCAAGATTCTAGGAAGGATATATCAGGGGGTTAAGATCGGAGATGCTGGAAGTCACCATCTTTGATTCTTCTTTTTTGGTAGATCTCTAAATATTATGTTTGGATGTCATGTATGTTGTGTTGTTTCAGAAAGAAAAAACTGAAGAGTGGTTTATGCCCTTTGCCCTTTGGATTCTTAAAACAAGTGTAGTTATTACATTTTTTGGGGGTACATTGGTGTCTGT from Triticum dicoccoides isolate Atlit2015 ecotype Zavitan chromosome 6A, WEW_v2.0, whole genome shotgun sequence encodes:
- the LOC119314198 gene encoding DEAD-box ATP-dependent RNA helicase 27-like, whose translation is MVKSLLRPSMEEEEEKEENVMEGMRKRKREEKGMDGMEEGEKKEQKGKGGGILTNELFSELFVSELTAKAIREMNYTHLTQIQARSIPHLMVGDDVLGSARTGSGKTLAFLIPAIELLHNARFTPRNGTVVIVVCPTRELAIQTHDVAKKLMKYHSQTLGYVIGGTNMRSEANQLVKGVNLLVATPGRLLDHLKSTGGFNYKGLKCLIIDEADRILEQNFEEDMKQIFKRLPQNKQTVLFSATQTQRVEDFANFTFGKKEERQRKLVYVGVDDSELKPTVDGLQQGYCVIPSEKRFLVLYTFLRKMQVMKQKVKVMVFFSSCSSVKFHAEFLNFIGIECHEIHGQLKQQKRTTTFFQFSKEESGILLCTNVAARGLDIPNVDYIVQYDPPDDPKDYIHRIGRTARGDKGQGRAFLFLLPEELKLLIYLHASNISLTEYEFSEKHVPKSQSKLEKIVAGNYFLNQSAKEAYRSYLLAYNSHSMKDIFDVHQLDLKKVAASFCFNSPPKVNLNLENSASRHRKMRKVDGRKRHELSPSNPYGRRGGCDHMDLARF